A DNA window from Blastocatellia bacterium contains the following coding sequences:
- a CDS encoding toxin-antitoxin (TA) system antitoxin translates to MSSKTVDIHDEKATLSELVSLALEGNEIILTEDDRPLARLIPISESKQFRTPGLNRGEIWTSEDFDDPLPEAFWTGAV, encoded by the coding sequence ATGAGCAGCAAAACGGTAGATATACATGATGAGAAGGCGACTCTTTCAGAACTTGTGTCTTTGGCTCTCGAAGGTAATGAAATAATCCTTACTGAAGACGACAGGCCTTTAGCCCGTCTAATCCCTATTTCAGAGTCGAAGCAATTTCGCACGCCTGGACTAAATCGGGGCGAAATCTGGACCAGCGAAGACTTCGACGATCCCCTACCTGAAGCATTCTGGACAGGAGCAGTATGA